In a single window of the Carassius carassius chromosome 26, fCarCar2.1, whole genome shotgun sequence genome:
- the epyc gene encoding epiphycan isoform X1 has product MVTLRLMWGLLVLCVVAASPRRYVRQAELDKFYNNNVDLDLNVDTDDVYDYYDGIDEPQIEIGTLRPDEDIDPSHHASLEEEEEEEVEHVKHEERRKVEGSEDNELPIKPQLIPSGSGESGTLMGPSAQGEEELRLTPIDILQISGDISGSGDSGSGDLLDDKGSGSGEPLGSGGSGDYVDISSSVDSEDLGSGVSGLFGSGIILISGGEEELHLTLENIPHEASGDFGESGISWVSGASGLPELSGEPSASGVLGEPVASGVLEGSGESGVSEVPEVSGDSGTSGLLETSGEPEISGLPEASGMPEASGEPEISGSPEASGEPEISGSREASGEPEISGSPEASGEPEISGSPEASGKPEISGLPDASGEPEISVVLEVPERPGPFDVEFEPRVPEESKQPEVTLESGESGSSEESGVTEAPVITTEILIPDLDKEEEILLTTPTTPLEGTGVPDIDIDTTGMGTCLLCTCLVGSVYCDDLKLDHVPPLTKETTHFYARYNKIARIGKSSFANLNKLKRIDLTNNGISWIDDDAFFGLPALEELVLRENSIRQLPALPHSMILIDASLNHLGSTGIQREAFKDMPGLLYLYLTDNNIDHIPVPLPDSLRSLHLQNNNIQMMHEDTFCNPHDLNYIRNALEDVRLDGNPINLSRTPQAYICLPRIPIGALI; this is encoded by the exons ATGGTAACGCTGAGGTTGATGTGGGGACTCCTGGTCCTGTGTGTGGTGGCAGCCTCTCCCCGCAGATACGTCCGACAAGCAGAACTAGATAAATTCTACAACAACAATGTGGATTTAGACCTGAATGTGGATACCGATGATGTCTATGATTATTATGATGGAATTGATGAACCACAG ATAGAGATTGGCACCTTGAGACCCGATGAGGACATTGATCCTTCACATCATGCCTCAttggaggaagaagaagaggaggaggtggagcATGTGAAGCATGAAGAACGGAGGAAAGTTGAGGGGAGTGAAGACAATGAATTACCCATAAAGCCTCAGCTTATTCCATCTGGCTCTGGGGAGTCCGGGACTCTGATGGGCCCTAGTGCACAGGGAG AGGAGGAGCTTCGTCTGACGCCCATTGACATCCTTCAGATTTCTGGGGACATTTCGGGTTCTGGTGACTCGGGCTCTGGAGACTTACTTGATGACAAAGGGTCCGGTTCTGGAGAGCCTTTGGGCTCTGGAGGTTCTGGGGACTATGTTGACATATCAAGTTCTGTGGACTCAGAGGACCTTGGTTCTGGAGTCTCTGGGCTTTTTGGTTCAGGCATAATATTGATCTCAGGTGGAG AGGAGGAGCTCCACTTGACGCTTGAAAACATTCCACACGAGGCCTCTGGGGATTTTGGAGAGTCTGGAATCTCTTGGGTATCTGGAGCTTCTGGGTTACCTGAGCTGTCAGGAGAGCCTTCCGCCTCTGGGGTTCTTGGAGAGCCTGTGGCTTCTGGTGTACTTGAGGGATCAGGAGAGTCTGGGGTCTCTGAGGTGCCAGAGGTTTCTGGAGATTCTGGGACCTCCGGGCTGCTTGAGACATCTGGAGAGCCTGAGATCTCTGGGCTGCCTGAGGCATCTGGGATGCCTGAGGCATCTGGAGAGCCTGAGATCTCTGGGTCGCCTGAGGCATCTGGAGAGCCTGAGATCTCTGGATCACGTGAGGCATCTGGAGAGCCTGAGATCTCTGGGTCACCTGAGGCATCTGGAGAGCCTGAGATCTCTGGGTCGCCTGAGGCATCTGGAAAGCCTGAGATCTCTGGGCTGCCTGATGCATCTGGAGAGCCTGAGATCTCTGTGGTGCTTGAGGTCCCTGAAAGGCCTGGACCCTTTGATGTTGAATTTGAGCCTAGGGTCCCCGAAGAGTCTAAACAGCCTGAGGTAACTTTGGAATCAGGAGAGTCTGGGAGCTCAGAGGAGTCTGGGGTGACTGAGGCCCCAGTCATCACAACCGAAATATTAATACCCGACTTAGATAAAG AGGAGGAGATACTCCTAACTACCCCGACCACTCCCTTGGAGGGGACTGGGGTACCTGATATTGACATAGATACAACAG GTATGGGTACCTGTTTGCTCTGCACTTGCCTGGTCGGATCTGTGTACTGTGATGACCTGAAGCTGGACCATGTTCCTCCCCTCACCAAAGAAACCACTCATTTCTATGCCCGCTACAACAAAATTGCTAGGATCGGCAAGTCTAGCTTCGCCAACCTGA ATAAATTAAAGAGGATCGATCTGACTAACAATGGCATTTCCTGGATTGATGATGATGCTTTCTTTGGCCTTCCTGCTCTGGAGGAGTTGGTATTACGAGAGAATAGTATCAGACAACTTCCTGCTCTGCCACACTCTATGATCCTTATTGATGCCTCTCTCAACCACCTGGGCAGCACTGGCATTCAGAGAGAAGCTTTCAAG GACATGCCAGGGCTACTTTACCTTTACTTGACAGACAACAACATAGACCACATCCCGGTTCCTTTGCCTGACAGTCTGCGCTCTCTGCACCTACAG AATAACAATATCCAAATGATGCATGAGGACACCTTCTGCAATCCACATGACTTGAATTACATCCGCAATGCTCTTGAGGACGTTCGCCTGGACGGTAATCCCATCAACCTCAGCAGAACCCCACAGGCCTACATATGTTTGCCACGTATCCCCATTGGTGCCCTTATTTAA
- the kera gene encoding keratocan isoform X1 has product MSRLDLTMEWLMVAFVALLLAGQVSSEEIPYEHLMSQIQACPKECHCPPSFPNAVYCDNKGLKRIPVIPPYTWYLYLQNNLIDVLSANSLRNATQLRWINLNHNKITSEGLEADALKAMSNLVHLYMEDNLLTSIPSPLPDKLEQLRLSRNRISKIPPGVFSGMEYLTLLDLQGNKLQDDAVTEVSLKGLNNLIQINLAKNQLNTMPLGLPPTTTQIFLDSNNIEKIPAEYFKGLPKVVSLRLNRNKLANGGIPKNVFNLSSILDLQLSHNQLTEIPIISSGLEHLHLDHNKIKSVNSSDICPPGALDDYLDEKGPRLRYLRLDGNEIKPPIPRELMMCFRLLRAIVI; this is encoded by the exons ATGAGCAG GTTAGACCTAACCATGGAGTGGCTCATGGTTGCATTTGTAGCCCTACTTCTGGCCGGCCAAGTCAGCTCTGAAGAAATTCCATATGAGCACCTTATGTCTCAGATCCAGGCATGTCCTAAAGAGTGCCACTGCCCTCCAAGTTTCCCTAATGCTGtttattgtgacaataaaggtcTGAAACGCATACCTGTCATCCCTCCATACACATGGTACCTGTACCTCCAGAACAACCTGATTGATGTCCTGTCAGCTAACTCTCTGCGCAATGCCACACAACTAAGGTGGATCAACCTAAACCATAACAAAATAACAAGCGAAGGTCTGGAGGCAGATGCTCTAAAGGCTATGTCTAACCTTGTACACCTCTACATGGAAGACAATTTGCTGACTTCCATTCCATCTCCTCTGCCAGACAAATTAGAGCAGTTACGGCTCTCCCGAAACAGAATCTCAAAGATCCCACCCGGTGTTTTCTCTGGAATGGAATATCTCACCTTGCTGGATCTGCAAGGCAACAAGCTACAGGATGATGCAGTAACTGAGGTCAGTCTGAAAGGCCTCAACAACTTGATCCAGATCAATTTAGCAAAGAATCAGCTAAATACCATGCCCCTCGGCCTACCACCCACAACCACACAGATCTTTTTGGACAGCAACAACATTGAAAAGATTCCGGCTGAATACTTCAAGGGTCTTCCCAAAGTGGTGTCTCTCAGACTCAACCGCAATAAGCTGGCTAATGGAGGTATcccaaaaaatgtgtttaatcTTTCCAGCATCCTGGATCTACAGCTTTCTCACAACCAGCTCACAGAGATACCTATTATCTCTTCTGGACTGGAGCACCTGCATCTGGATCACAATAAGATCAAGA GTGTGAATAGCTCTGACATCTGTCCACCTGGTGCACTCGATGACTACCTTGATGAGAAGGGTCCACGTCTCCGTTACCTTCGCCTTGATGGTAATGAGATCAAACCCCCTATTCCACGAGAGCTGATGATGTGTTTCCGTCTCCTCAGGGCTATTGTCATATAA
- the kera gene encoding keratocan isoform X2, translating into MEWLMVAFVALLLAGQVSSEEIPYEHLMSQIQACPKECHCPPSFPNAVYCDNKGLKRIPVIPPYTWYLYLQNNLIDVLSANSLRNATQLRWINLNHNKITSEGLEADALKAMSNLVHLYMEDNLLTSIPSPLPDKLEQLRLSRNRISKIPPGVFSGMEYLTLLDLQGNKLQDDAVTEVSLKGLNNLIQINLAKNQLNTMPLGLPPTTTQIFLDSNNIEKIPAEYFKGLPKVVSLRLNRNKLANGGIPKNVFNLSSILDLQLSHNQLTEIPIISSGLEHLHLDHNKIKSVNSSDICPPGALDDYLDEKGPRLRYLRLDGNEIKPPIPRELMMCFRLLRAIVI; encoded by the exons ATGGAGTGGCTCATGGTTGCATTTGTAGCCCTACTTCTGGCCGGCCAAGTCAGCTCTGAAGAAATTCCATATGAGCACCTTATGTCTCAGATCCAGGCATGTCCTAAAGAGTGCCACTGCCCTCCAAGTTTCCCTAATGCTGtttattgtgacaataaaggtcTGAAACGCATACCTGTCATCCCTCCATACACATGGTACCTGTACCTCCAGAACAACCTGATTGATGTCCTGTCAGCTAACTCTCTGCGCAATGCCACACAACTAAGGTGGATCAACCTAAACCATAACAAAATAACAAGCGAAGGTCTGGAGGCAGATGCTCTAAAGGCTATGTCTAACCTTGTACACCTCTACATGGAAGACAATTTGCTGACTTCCATTCCATCTCCTCTGCCAGACAAATTAGAGCAGTTACGGCTCTCCCGAAACAGAATCTCAAAGATCCCACCCGGTGTTTTCTCTGGAATGGAATATCTCACCTTGCTGGATCTGCAAGGCAACAAGCTACAGGATGATGCAGTAACTGAGGTCAGTCTGAAAGGCCTCAACAACTTGATCCAGATCAATTTAGCAAAGAATCAGCTAAATACCATGCCCCTCGGCCTACCACCCACAACCACACAGATCTTTTTGGACAGCAACAACATTGAAAAGATTCCGGCTGAATACTTCAAGGGTCTTCCCAAAGTGGTGTCTCTCAGACTCAACCGCAATAAGCTGGCTAATGGAGGTATcccaaaaaatgtgtttaatcTTTCCAGCATCCTGGATCTACAGCTTTCTCACAACCAGCTCACAGAGATACCTATTATCTCTTCTGGACTGGAGCACCTGCATCTGGATCACAATAAGATCAAGA GTGTGAATAGCTCTGACATCTGTCCACCTGGTGCACTCGATGACTACCTTGATGAGAAGGGTCCACGTCTCCGTTACCTTCGCCTTGATGGTAATGAGATCAAACCCCCTATTCCACGAGAGCTGATGATGTGTTTCCGTCTCCTCAGGGCTATTGTCATATAA
- the epyc gene encoding epiphycan isoform X2 translates to MVTLRLMWGLLVLCVVAASPRRYVRQAELDKFYNNNVDLDLNVDTDDVYDYYDGIDEPQIEIGTLRPDEDIDPSHHASLEEEEEEEVEHVKHEERRKVEGSEDNELPIKPQLIPSGSGESGTLMGPSAQGEEELRLTPIDILQISGDISGSGDSGSGDLLDDKGSGSGEPLGSGGSGDYVDISSSVDSEDLGSGVSGLFGSGIILISGGEEELHLTLENIPHEASGDFGESGISWVSGASGLPELSGEPSASGVLGEPVASGVLEGSGESGVSEVPEVSGDSGTSGLLETSGEPEISGLPEASGMPEASGEPEISGSPEASGEPEISGSREASGEPEISGSPEASGEPEISGSPEASGKPEISGLPDASGEPEISVVLEVPERPGPFDVEFEPRVPEESKQPEVTLESGESGSSEESGVTEAPVITTEILIPDLDKGQYHDINTTHFYEIW, encoded by the exons ATGGTAACGCTGAGGTTGATGTGGGGACTCCTGGTCCTGTGTGTGGTGGCAGCCTCTCCCCGCAGATACGTCCGACAAGCAGAACTAGATAAATTCTACAACAACAATGTGGATTTAGACCTGAATGTGGATACCGATGATGTCTATGATTATTATGATGGAATTGATGAACCACAG ATAGAGATTGGCACCTTGAGACCCGATGAGGACATTGATCCTTCACATCATGCCTCAttggaggaagaagaagaggaggaggtggagcATGTGAAGCATGAAGAACGGAGGAAAGTTGAGGGGAGTGAAGACAATGAATTACCCATAAAGCCTCAGCTTATTCCATCTGGCTCTGGGGAGTCCGGGACTCTGATGGGCCCTAGTGCACAGGGAG AGGAGGAGCTTCGTCTGACGCCCATTGACATCCTTCAGATTTCTGGGGACATTTCGGGTTCTGGTGACTCGGGCTCTGGAGACTTACTTGATGACAAAGGGTCCGGTTCTGGAGAGCCTTTGGGCTCTGGAGGTTCTGGGGACTATGTTGACATATCAAGTTCTGTGGACTCAGAGGACCTTGGTTCTGGAGTCTCTGGGCTTTTTGGTTCAGGCATAATATTGATCTCAGGTGGAG AGGAGGAGCTCCACTTGACGCTTGAAAACATTCCACACGAGGCCTCTGGGGATTTTGGAGAGTCTGGAATCTCTTGGGTATCTGGAGCTTCTGGGTTACCTGAGCTGTCAGGAGAGCCTTCCGCCTCTGGGGTTCTTGGAGAGCCTGTGGCTTCTGGTGTACTTGAGGGATCAGGAGAGTCTGGGGTCTCTGAGGTGCCAGAGGTTTCTGGAGATTCTGGGACCTCCGGGCTGCTTGAGACATCTGGAGAGCCTGAGATCTCTGGGCTGCCTGAGGCATCTGGGATGCCTGAGGCATCTGGAGAGCCTGAGATCTCTGGGTCGCCTGAGGCATCTGGAGAGCCTGAGATCTCTGGATCACGTGAGGCATCTGGAGAGCCTGAGATCTCTGGGTCACCTGAGGCATCTGGAGAGCCTGAGATCTCTGGGTCGCCTGAGGCATCTGGAAAGCCTGAGATCTCTGGGCTGCCTGATGCATCTGGAGAGCCTGAGATCTCTGTGGTGCTTGAGGTCCCTGAAAGGCCTGGACCCTTTGATGTTGAATTTGAGCCTAGGGTCCCCGAAGAGTCTAAACAGCCTGAGGTAACTTTGGAATCAGGAGAGTCTGGGAGCTCAGAGGAGTCTGGGGTGACTGAGGCCCCAGTCATCACAACCGAAATATTAATACCCGACTTAGATAAAGGTCAGTACCATGATATCAATACTACACACTTCTATGAAATCTGGTAG
- the epyc gene encoding epiphycan isoform X3, with the protein MVTLRLMWGLLVLCVVAASPRRYVRQAELDKFYNNNVDLDLNVDTDDVYDYYDGIDEPQIEIGTLRPDEDIDPSHHASLEEEEEEEVEHVKHEERRKVEGSEDNELPIKPQLIPSGSGESGTLMGPSAQGEEEILLTTPTTPLEGTGVPDIDIDTTGMGTCLLCTCLVGSVYCDDLKLDHVPPLTKETTHFYARYNKIARIGKSSFANLNKLKRIDLTNNGISWIDDDAFFGLPALEELVLRENSIRQLPALPHSMILIDASLNHLGSTGIQREAFKDMPGLLYLYLTDNNIDHIPVPLPDSLRSLHLQNNNIQMMHEDTFCNPHDLNYIRNALEDVRLDGNPINLSRTPQAYICLPRIPIGALI; encoded by the exons ATGGTAACGCTGAGGTTGATGTGGGGACTCCTGGTCCTGTGTGTGGTGGCAGCCTCTCCCCGCAGATACGTCCGACAAGCAGAACTAGATAAATTCTACAACAACAATGTGGATTTAGACCTGAATGTGGATACCGATGATGTCTATGATTATTATGATGGAATTGATGAACCACAG ATAGAGATTGGCACCTTGAGACCCGATGAGGACATTGATCCTTCACATCATGCCTCAttggaggaagaagaagaggaggaggtggagcATGTGAAGCATGAAGAACGGAGGAAAGTTGAGGGGAGTGAAGACAATGAATTACCCATAAAGCCTCAGCTTATTCCATCTGGCTCTGGGGAGTCCGGGACTCTGATGGGCCCTAGTGCACAGGGAG AGGAGGAGATACTCCTAACTACCCCGACCACTCCCTTGGAGGGGACTGGGGTACCTGATATTGACATAGATACAACAG GTATGGGTACCTGTTTGCTCTGCACTTGCCTGGTCGGATCTGTGTACTGTGATGACCTGAAGCTGGACCATGTTCCTCCCCTCACCAAAGAAACCACTCATTTCTATGCCCGCTACAACAAAATTGCTAGGATCGGCAAGTCTAGCTTCGCCAACCTGA ATAAATTAAAGAGGATCGATCTGACTAACAATGGCATTTCCTGGATTGATGATGATGCTTTCTTTGGCCTTCCTGCTCTGGAGGAGTTGGTATTACGAGAGAATAGTATCAGACAACTTCCTGCTCTGCCACACTCTATGATCCTTATTGATGCCTCTCTCAACCACCTGGGCAGCACTGGCATTCAGAGAGAAGCTTTCAAG GACATGCCAGGGCTACTTTACCTTTACTTGACAGACAACAACATAGACCACATCCCGGTTCCTTTGCCTGACAGTCTGCGCTCTCTGCACCTACAG AATAACAATATCCAAATGATGCATGAGGACACCTTCTGCAATCCACATGACTTGAATTACATCCGCAATGCTCTTGAGGACGTTCGCCTGGACGGTAATCCCATCAACCTCAGCAGAACCCCACAGGCCTACATATGTTTGCCACGTATCCCCATTGGTGCCCTTATTTAA
- the epyc gene encoding epiphycan isoform X4 gives MVTLRLMWGLLVLCVVAASPRRYVRQAELDKFYNNNVDLDLNVDTDDVYDYYDGIDEPQIEIGTLRPDEDIDPSHHASLEEEEEEEVEHVKHEERRKVEGSEDNELPIKPQLIPSGSGESGTLMGPSAQGGMGTCLLCTCLVGSVYCDDLKLDHVPPLTKETTHFYARYNKIARIGKSSFANLNKLKRIDLTNNGISWIDDDAFFGLPALEELVLRENSIRQLPALPHSMILIDASLNHLGSTGIQREAFKDMPGLLYLYLTDNNIDHIPVPLPDSLRSLHLQNNNIQMMHEDTFCNPHDLNYIRNALEDVRLDGNPINLSRTPQAYICLPRIPIGALI, from the exons ATGGTAACGCTGAGGTTGATGTGGGGACTCCTGGTCCTGTGTGTGGTGGCAGCCTCTCCCCGCAGATACGTCCGACAAGCAGAACTAGATAAATTCTACAACAACAATGTGGATTTAGACCTGAATGTGGATACCGATGATGTCTATGATTATTATGATGGAATTGATGAACCACAG ATAGAGATTGGCACCTTGAGACCCGATGAGGACATTGATCCTTCACATCATGCCTCAttggaggaagaagaagaggaggaggtggagcATGTGAAGCATGAAGAACGGAGGAAAGTTGAGGGGAGTGAAGACAATGAATTACCCATAAAGCCTCAGCTTATTCCATCTGGCTCTGGGGAGTCCGGGACTCTGATGGGCCCTAGTGCACAGGGAG GTATGGGTACCTGTTTGCTCTGCACTTGCCTGGTCGGATCTGTGTACTGTGATGACCTGAAGCTGGACCATGTTCCTCCCCTCACCAAAGAAACCACTCATTTCTATGCCCGCTACAACAAAATTGCTAGGATCGGCAAGTCTAGCTTCGCCAACCTGA ATAAATTAAAGAGGATCGATCTGACTAACAATGGCATTTCCTGGATTGATGATGATGCTTTCTTTGGCCTTCCTGCTCTGGAGGAGTTGGTATTACGAGAGAATAGTATCAGACAACTTCCTGCTCTGCCACACTCTATGATCCTTATTGATGCCTCTCTCAACCACCTGGGCAGCACTGGCATTCAGAGAGAAGCTTTCAAG GACATGCCAGGGCTACTTTACCTTTACTTGACAGACAACAACATAGACCACATCCCGGTTCCTTTGCCTGACAGTCTGCGCTCTCTGCACCTACAG AATAACAATATCCAAATGATGCATGAGGACACCTTCTGCAATCCACATGACTTGAATTACATCCGCAATGCTCTTGAGGACGTTCGCCTGGACGGTAATCCCATCAACCTCAGCAGAACCCCACAGGCCTACATATGTTTGCCACGTATCCCCATTGGTGCCCTTATTTAA